A window of Rhododendron vialii isolate Sample 1 chromosome 13a, ASM3025357v1 contains these coding sequences:
- the LOC131315272 gene encoding uncharacterized protein LOC131315272, with product MTILPLPHFHLLGLPLYAIFISAALTLPLSRSRPPSPPLQKSLRAGKNSYFQPHLCCPPSPLSRSNNGPGSTRRRKIRFQIRRLCICRAGPCIPRKSGSCAKNPGKWYYDCPRDPPCQE from the exons ATGACAATACTGCCCTTGCCCCATTTCCATCTCCTAGGGCTTCCACTGTACGCCATTTTCATCTCCGCAGCCCTCACTCTCCCTCTTTCCAGAAGTCgccctccctctccccctctccaGAAGTCGTTACGAGCTGGGAAGAACTCCTATTTCCAACCTCATCTGTGTTGCCCTCCCTCTCCCCTTTCCAGAAGTAACAACGGGCCGGGTAGTACACGAAGAAGAAAGATCCGATTCCAGATCCGCAG GCTATGCATTTGCAGAGCTGGTCCTTGCATTCCCAGAAAATCTGGCTCCTGCGCAAAGAACCCCGGCAAGTGGTACTATGACTGCCCTCGTGACCCT CCTTGCCAGGAGTGA
- the LOC131315274 gene encoding probable F-box protein At4g22030 produces MPIILASNAIPSPIISSSSSRCRRKMTVRATINMPRFQNGSLSLPKLTTRGLELRSVYENAKTTTPLEKLSPAPINSSNPMAIAKLYAILEAVADRVEMHKNIGEQRNNWNTLLLTSINAITLTASVMTGVAAMGAGGAPLVALKLSSTLLYLAVTGMLLVMNKIQPSQLAEEQRNAARLFKKLYEEIHTTIRIGSPTSNDGEEAMEKVLALDRAYPLALLGVMLEKFPKTVEPAVWWASQQAPLRNRKAEVLGARNNGNGWNGELEGEMREIVTVLNRKDKEDYLRLGKKALKLNKILAISGPLLTGLAAFGSAFVGHGSWAVVLGVVAGALSTVVNTIEHGGQVGMVFEMYRSNAGFFELVQESIESNLKEREVERREYGELFEMKVALQLGRNLSELRDLATSSAMKGEANHEFASKLF; encoded by the coding sequence ATGCCTATCATTCTAGCTTCAAATGCGATTCCTTCACCAAttatttcctcctcttcttcgcGTTGCCGCAGAAAGATGACCGTGAGAGCTACTATCAATATGCCGAGGTTCCAAAATGGTAGCCTTTCTCTTCCCAAGCTGACAACCAGAGGTTTGGAATTGAGAAGTGTTTACGAAAATGCAAAAACCACCACCCCACTCGAAAAACTTTCTCCCGCTCCTATTAATTCTTCCAATCCCATGGCGATAGCAAAGCTTTACGCGATCTTGGAGGCGGTTGCAGATAGAGTGGAGATGCATAAGAATATTGGAGAGCAGAGAAACAACTGGAACACTCTACTTTTAACATCTATTAACGCAATTACTCTAACAGCTTCGGTGATGACCGGAGTCGCTGCTATGGGAGCCGGTGGGGCTCCTCTTGTTGCTCTTAAGCTTTCTTCTACTTTGTTGTACTTGGCGGTTACGGGAATGTTGTTGGTCATGAACAAGATCCAACCGTCTCAGCTCGCCGAAGAGCAGAGGAATGCTGCGAGATTGTTCAAGAAACTTTATGAAGAGATTCATACGACCATTCGTATCGGTTCTCCCACTTCAAACGATGGGGAGGAGGCAATGGAGAAGGTTTTGGCCCTTGATAGGGCATACCCACTTGCCTTACTCGGCGTGATGCTTGAGAAATTTCCAAAAACCGTGGAGCCTGCTGTCTGGTGGGCCAGCCAGCAAGCTCCACTACGGAATCGAAAGGCGGAAGTGCTTGGTGCCAGAAACAATGGGAACGGTTGGAATGGTGAGCTAGAGGGGGAAATGAGAGAGATAGTAACGGTTTTGAACAGGAAAGATAAGGAAGATTACCTGAGGTTGGGTAAAAAAGCCTTGAAACTGAACAAAATCTTGGCCATTTCTGGCCCTTTGCTGACCGGACTTGCTGCTTTTGGCTCTGCTTTCGTGGGCCACGGGTCCTGGGCTGTGGTTCTTGGCGTCGTTGCCGGGGCTTTGTCGACCGTCGTGAACACGATAGAGCATGGTGGGCAAGTTGGGATGGTGTTTGAGATGTACCGGAGCAATGCCGGTTTCTTTGAGCTCGTGCAAGAGTCCATAGAATCAAATTTGaaggagagagaagtggagaggaGAGAATATGGGGAGTTGTTTGAAATGAAGGTGGCTTTGCAGCTCGGAAGGAACCTATCTGAGCTTAGGGATCTAGCAACTTCTTCTGCAATGAAAGGGGAGGCTAACCATGAGTTTGCAAGCaaacttttttaa